One region of Streptomyces davaonensis JCM 4913 genomic DNA includes:
- a CDS encoding FAD-dependent oxidoreductase: MTERLSVPPVAVVLGGSHTGMLAARALAGLTDRVLVVERDELPSGAAPRRGLPQARHAHMLWSGGVLAMEELLPGITDALQDAGARRAPVTTDVVALSAQGWFRRWPESHHVILAGRDLLDAVVRAQVLADARIEVLTGTEVLGLDGSAESVTGVRVRGRDGRERTIEAGLVVDATGRGSGAPRWLTALGLPAPERREVDSGLAYASRLYRAPEQARDGFPVVNVQPDARSGRPGRAGFLLPIENGHWIVTLNGTRGGEPTPANASDDDFVRFAREELRHPLIGDLLDRAEPLSDVAFTRTTVNRRFFYERMPAWPENFTVLGDAVAAYNPVYGHGLAVGAQSALILRELTRRHGWRAPGLARRVQKAVARPVGAAWDLAIGQDVFYPGATANGPTLRERLLAAYVSRLLYTATGNGRIARRVTDVTSLERRAEVLVAPSVLLAAAVGPLRPPLASPPLTADELKRAGLQ, encoded by the coding sequence ATGACTGAACGCCTCTCCGTCCCCCCGGTCGCCGTGGTCCTTGGGGGATCCCACACCGGCATGCTCGCGGCGCGCGCGCTGGCCGGGCTCACCGACCGAGTCCTGGTCGTGGAGCGCGACGAGTTGCCCTCCGGGGCCGCGCCCCGCAGGGGCCTGCCGCAGGCACGGCACGCTCACATGCTGTGGTCGGGTGGTGTCCTGGCCATGGAGGAACTCCTGCCCGGCATCACCGACGCGCTCCAGGACGCCGGGGCACGCCGGGCACCGGTCACCACGGACGTGGTCGCCCTGTCCGCCCAGGGCTGGTTCCGGCGCTGGCCCGAATCCCACCATGTGATCCTGGCCGGACGGGACCTGCTGGACGCCGTCGTCCGCGCCCAGGTCCTCGCGGACGCCCGGATCGAGGTGCTCACGGGCACGGAGGTGCTGGGTCTGGACGGCTCCGCGGAGTCCGTCACCGGGGTTCGGGTGCGCGGCCGCGACGGCCGGGAACGGACCATCGAGGCCGGTCTGGTCGTCGACGCCACCGGCCGGGGCTCGGGAGCGCCCCGCTGGCTGACGGCCCTCGGCCTGCCCGCGCCGGAGCGCCGCGAGGTCGACTCCGGCCTGGCGTACGCCAGTCGGCTCTATCGCGCGCCCGAGCAGGCCCGCGACGGCTTCCCGGTCGTCAACGTGCAACCCGACGCGAGATCCGGCAGACCGGGCCGGGCGGGCTTTCTGCTGCCCATCGAGAACGGCCACTGGATCGTCACCCTGAACGGCACCCGCGGCGGCGAACCCACCCCCGCGAACGCCTCGGACGACGACTTCGTCCGCTTCGCCCGCGAAGAACTGCGCCACCCGCTGATCGGCGACCTGCTCGACCGGGCCGAGCCGCTGTCCGACGTGGCGTTCACCCGCACGACCGTCAACCGGCGGTTCTTCTACGAGCGGATGCCCGCCTGGCCGGAGAACTTCACGGTCCTCGGCGACGCGGTCGCCGCGTACAACCCGGTCTACGGCCACGGCCTGGCGGTCGGCGCCCAGAGCGCCCTGATCCTGCGGGAGTTGACACGCCGTCACGGCTGGAGGGCGCCCGGACTCGCCCGGCGGGTCCAGAAGGCGGTGGCCCGTCCGGTCGGCGCGGCCTGGGACCTGGCGATCGGGCAGGACGTGTTCTATCCGGGCGCCACGGCGAACGGGCCGACACTGCGGGAGCGCCTCCTGGCCGCGTACGTCTCCCGTCTCCTGTACACGGCCACGGGGAACGGGCGTATCGCCCGCCGGGTGACGGATGTGACGTCACTG
- a CDS encoding MAB_1171c family putative transporter: MNRLAVEPFAFLSELYISFWIPGAVLSAALAIKLPSILKLWRDPLLRAVGGLLLFACAVFAFAAPSTIAWTNRVTGVPNIAAPWVYSLLTALSASWLLLVVHWRNGLTEHSVQTRRATQWVVSVYAGVVVALWVLFALADVPVEQIRDLDTYYANTPFMREEILLYLTAHTVACSITARLVWNWIRTDGLDGWLRWGLRFLGLGYATNLVFSAAKFTAVAARWTGHDLDWLNTNVAPSAACVAATLVATGFIVPHAGQYLQDRWLFRRQHRSLRPLARLMRPVMGRREPLALRATPEMRLIRRETYIRDALLQLSRHLDQDLGRRSYDAALALGHQPGRAQALAAAVTILDALDTERRSADTDGTGAPDTSYVLQQIQAVSQVLGSPDDIKAVRTRASVPAESMSVHD, from the coding sequence GTGAACCGGCTGGCGGTGGAACCCTTCGCGTTCCTGAGCGAGTTGTACATCTCCTTCTGGATCCCGGGCGCCGTCCTCTCCGCCGCCTTGGCGATCAAGCTGCCCAGCATCCTCAAGCTGTGGCGGGACCCGTTGCTGCGCGCGGTCGGCGGACTGCTGCTGTTCGCCTGTGCGGTGTTCGCCTTCGCCGCCCCCAGCACCATCGCCTGGACCAACCGGGTCACCGGCGTCCCCAACATCGCGGCGCCGTGGGTGTACTCCCTGCTCACGGCACTGTCCGCGTCGTGGCTGCTGCTGGTCGTCCACTGGCGCAACGGGCTCACCGAGCACTCGGTGCAGACGCGGCGCGCGACCCAGTGGGTGGTGTCGGTCTACGCGGGCGTGGTCGTCGCGCTGTGGGTGCTGTTCGCGCTCGCCGACGTGCCGGTGGAACAGATCCGGGACCTGGACACCTACTACGCCAACACGCCGTTCATGCGGGAGGAGATCCTCCTCTACCTGACCGCGCACACCGTCGCCTGCTCGATCACGGCCCGGCTCGTCTGGAACTGGATCCGCACCGACGGACTCGACGGGTGGCTGCGCTGGGGCCTGCGCTTCCTGGGTCTCGGCTACGCGACGAACCTGGTGTTCAGCGCCGCCAAGTTCACGGCCGTCGCGGCCCGCTGGACCGGGCACGACCTGGACTGGCTGAACACCAACGTGGCGCCGTCCGCCGCCTGCGTCGCCGCCACCCTGGTCGCGACGGGCTTCATCGTCCCGCATGCCGGCCAGTACCTACAGGACCGCTGGCTGTTCCGCCGCCAGCACCGGAGTCTGCGGCCCCTGGCCCGGCTGATGCGCCCGGTCATGGGCCGCCGCGAGCCGCTGGCCCTGCGTGCGACCCCGGAAATGCGCCTGATCCGCCGCGAGACCTACATCCGTGACGCACTCCTCCAGCTCTCGCGCCACCTCGACCAGGACCTGGGCCGACGGTCCTACGACGCGGCCCTGGCCCTGGGGCACCAGCCCGGCCGGGCCCAGGCCCTCGCCGCCGCCGTGACGATCCTGGACGCCCTCGACACCGAGCGGCGCTCCGCGGACACCGACGGCACGGGCGCCCCCGACACGTCGTATGTGCTCCAGCAGATCCAGGCCGTGTCCCAGGTCCTCGGCAGCCCCGACGACATCAAGGCGGTACGCACCCGCGCGTCCGTCCCGGCAGAGAGCATGTCCGTACATGACTGA
- the arfA gene encoding arabinosylfuranosidase ArfA: protein MRTARFTLDPAFTVGSVNPRLFGSFVEHLGRCVYTGIFEPDHPTADEDGIRRDVLELVKELGVTAIRYPGGNFVSGYKWEDSVGPAEDRPRRLDLAWHSTESNRFGLSEYIAFLRKIGPQAEPMMAVNLGTRGVAEALELQEYANHPSGTALSDLRRTHGDKDPFAIKLWCLGNEMDGPWQTGHKTAEEYGRIAAETARAMRQLDPTVELVACGSSGQSMETFAEWEATVLKETYDLVDYISLHAYYEPVDGDIDSFLASAVDMESFIENVVATCDHIGARLKSKKRINLSFDEWNVWYLSRWQEQATTFEQDDWPEAPRLLEDNYSVTDAVVFGSLLIALLRHADRVTVACLAQLVNVIAPIMTEPGGPAWRQTTFFPFAQAAQYGRGQVLDVRVDSPTYETKKYGEADLLHATAVRADDGTVTVFAVNRSRTEPLPLEVALNGLDLTRIVEHSVLADADPDARNTLDEPERVTPHPGGGAELTHGRLTAVLEPLSWNVFRLG from the coding sequence ATGCGCACCGCCCGCTTCACCCTGGACCCCGCTTTCACCGTCGGCAGCGTAAACCCCCGCCTCTTCGGCAGCTTCGTAGAACACCTAGGCCGCTGCGTGTACACAGGCATCTTCGAACCCGACCACCCCACAGCCGACGAAGACGGAATCCGCCGAGACGTACTGGAACTCGTGAAAGAACTCGGCGTAACAGCGATCCGCTACCCCGGAGGCAACTTCGTCTCGGGCTACAAGTGGGAAGACTCGGTCGGCCCCGCCGAAGACCGCCCCCGCCGCCTCGACCTCGCCTGGCACTCCACGGAGTCCAACCGCTTCGGCCTCTCCGAATACATCGCCTTCCTCAGGAAGATCGGCCCCCAGGCCGAACCCATGATGGCGGTGAACCTCGGCACCCGCGGCGTAGCCGAGGCCCTCGAACTCCAGGAATACGCCAACCACCCCTCAGGCACGGCGCTCAGCGACCTCCGCCGGACCCACGGCGACAAGGACCCCTTCGCCATCAAACTCTGGTGCCTGGGCAACGAGATGGACGGCCCCTGGCAGACCGGCCACAAGACGGCCGAGGAGTACGGCCGTATCGCCGCGGAAACGGCCCGAGCCATGCGCCAGCTGGACCCCACCGTCGAACTCGTCGCGTGCGGCAGCTCCGGCCAGTCCATGGAGACCTTCGCCGAGTGGGAGGCGACGGTCCTGAAGGAGACGTACGACCTGGTCGACTACATCTCCCTGCACGCGTACTACGAGCCCGTCGACGGAGACATCGACTCCTTCCTCGCCTCTGCCGTGGACATGGAGTCGTTCATCGAGAACGTGGTGGCGACCTGCGACCACATCGGCGCCCGGCTGAAGTCGAAGAAGCGGATCAACCTCTCCTTCGACGAGTGGAACGTCTGGTACCTCTCCCGCTGGCAGGAGCAGGCGACGACGTTCGAGCAGGACGACTGGCCCGAGGCGCCGCGGCTGCTGGAGGACAACTACTCCGTCACCGACGCGGTCGTCTTCGGCTCACTCCTCATCGCCCTGCTCCGGCACGCGGACCGCGTCACGGTCGCCTGTCTCGCGCAGCTGGTGAACGTCATCGCGCCGATCATGACCGAGCCCGGCGGCCCGGCCTGGCGGCAGACGACGTTCTTCCCGTTCGCGCAGGCGGCGCAGTACGGCCGCGGCCAGGTCCTGGACGTACGGGTGGACTCGCCGACGTACGAGACGAAGAAGTACGGCGAGGCGGACCTCCTGCACGCCACCGCCGTACGCGCCGACGACGGCACGGTCACCGTGTTCGCGGTGAACCGCAGCCGCACCGAGCCGCTGCCGCTCGAAGTCGCCCTGAACGGGCTGGACTTGACGCGGATCGTCGAGCACAGCGTGCTCGCCGACGCGGACCCCGACGCCCGCAACACCCTCGACGAACCCGAGCGGGTCACCCCGCACCCGGGTGGGGGCGCGGAGCTGACGCACGGCCGCCTGACCGCCGTACTGGAGCCTCTGTCCTGGAACGTGTTCCGCCTGGGGTGA
- a CDS encoding RrF2 family transcriptional regulator encodes MRISARADYAVRAALELAVRHDDGPVKAEAIATVQDIPHKFLEGILGDLRRAGLVDSRRGGNGGYRLARDASEITVADVIRAVDGPIVSVRGVRPTGLSYAGSAEPLLPLWIALRANVRRILEGVTLADIAADKLPKTVQSLAAEPAAWENP; translated from the coding sequence ATGAGGATCTCGGCACGGGCGGACTACGCGGTACGGGCTGCACTGGAGCTCGCCGTACGCCACGACGACGGCCCGGTGAAGGCAGAGGCCATCGCCACCGTGCAGGACATTCCGCACAAGTTTCTGGAGGGCATCCTCGGCGACCTCCGCCGCGCCGGTCTGGTCGACAGCCGGCGCGGCGGCAACGGCGGGTACCGGCTGGCCCGGGACGCGTCGGAGATCACGGTCGCCGATGTGATCCGGGCGGTGGACGGGCCCATCGTCTCGGTGCGCGGGGTCCGCCCGACCGGCCTGTCCTACGCCGGGTCCGCCGAGCCGCTGCTGCCGCTGTGGATCGCGCTGCGCGCGAATGTCCGCCGGATCCTGGAGGGCGTCACCCTGGCGGACATCGCGGCGGACAAGCTGCCGAAGACGGTGCAGTCGCTGGCGGCGGAACCGGCGGCCTGGGAAAACCCGTAG
- a CDS encoding sulfite exporter TauE/SafE family protein, producing MRTLILLALAGLGAQLVDGSLGMAYGVTSTTLLLAMGTNPAAASATVHLAEIGTTLMSGAAHWRFGNVDWKVVAKIGVPGAVGSFLGATVLSRLSTEVAEPLMSLILLTLGVYVMSRFTFRGLPKGQLGKPLRKRFLSPLGLVAGFLDATGGGGWGPVGTPALLASGRMEPRKVIGSIDTSEFLVAVAASLGFLLSLGSQGIDFVWVLAFLLGGLIAAPIAAWLVRLVPPRVLGSAVGGVIVVTNVRTLLHTGWTTVPTTPVYVALFALWAAALTHSIRAHRAERVLEAAAPVAQETSTASV from the coding sequence ATGCGCACGCTGATACTGCTCGCCCTCGCGGGCCTGGGCGCCCAGCTCGTGGACGGCAGCCTCGGCATGGCCTACGGCGTCACCTCCACCACGCTGCTGCTGGCCATGGGCACCAACCCGGCCGCCGCCTCGGCCACCGTCCATCTCGCCGAGATCGGCACCACCCTGATGTCGGGCGCCGCGCACTGGCGGTTCGGGAACGTGGACTGGAAGGTCGTGGCGAAGATCGGCGTGCCGGGCGCGGTCGGCTCCTTCCTCGGCGCGACCGTGCTGTCCCGGCTCTCGACCGAGGTCGCCGAGCCGCTGATGTCCCTGATCCTGCTGACCCTCGGCGTCTACGTCATGTCCCGCTTCACCTTCCGCGGACTGCCGAAGGGACAGCTCGGCAAGCCCCTGCGCAAACGGTTCCTGTCGCCGCTCGGCCTGGTCGCCGGGTTCCTGGACGCGACCGGCGGGGGTGGCTGGGGTCCGGTCGGTACGCCCGCGCTGCTGGCGAGCGGACGGATGGAGCCGCGCAAGGTGATCGGCTCGATCGACACGAGCGAGTTCCTGGTGGCGGTGGCGGCCAGCCTGGGCTTCCTGCTGTCCCTCGGCTCGCAGGGCATCGACTTCGTCTGGGTCCTCGCCTTCCTGCTCGGCGGACTGATCGCCGCACCGATCGCGGCCTGGCTGGTCCGCCTGGTCCCGCCGAGGGTCCTGGGCTCGGCGGTCGGCGGCGTCATCGTCGTCACCAACGTCCGCACGCTCCTGCACACCGGCTGGACGACCGTCCCCACCACACCGGTCTACGTCGCCCTGTTCGCCCTGTGGGCCGCGGCCCTGACGCACTCGATCCGCGCCCACCGGGCCGAGCGCGTCTTGGAGGCGGCCGCCCCCGTGGCTCAGGAGACGTCGACCGCCAGCGTGTAG
- a CDS encoding caspase, EACC1-associated type, with product MPKLPTVARNLTRVKEALTDRTIWGLPPDQCVVVLDPKSSDELIDPVVQAARSARDTLIVYYAGHGFVDPLGALRLTMIGSTEELPHKAVLYSELREALRRHNRARRRVIILDCCYSGRALGDMDAQTRTPLRTVADVEGMAGSYLLTSAASNVRALAPRGEECTAFTGEFVRVLREGIPGRDGQSARPFLTLDAIYREVRGSLHHRGRPTPRQQDNNQVGQLPFVRNLAHPLPPDRFLPPAPRPRWQRRTAFALAALAPVAALAADSGSLPSDVCSPRASLIGFSDRLDKVTFQGRRLAGLSSLALTAESPSSATALSLADNSSPVLFRLALGAPGKPPEPEITGLTGLVRRGGRPYGGQGFDGEAIAVEKGGRTVLVASEYRPSIGRYSLATGELLAELPVPDAFRADIPAGDAQRGAIFESLALSPDGKRLYVGLEDPLGRDGTWRGGNRIRILRYSGEPGGAYRVDGQLAYETDSGLRLAELAPIGDGRFLALERGYTEGQGNSIRVYEVSLTGLKDVSGVRSLEKTSASAFVVKRELVDLGDCPPSGAPARQPQVNPLLDNAEGMVLGRPLTEGPHRGRRVLYLVTDDNDNPEQITRLYTLAVDVS from the coding sequence ATGCCGAAGCTGCCCACGGTGGCGCGCAATCTCACCCGGGTGAAGGAAGCGCTCACCGACCGGACGATCTGGGGGCTGCCCCCGGACCAGTGTGTCGTCGTGCTCGACCCGAAGTCCTCCGACGAACTGATCGACCCCGTCGTCCAAGCGGCCAGGTCCGCCCGGGACACCCTCATCGTCTACTACGCCGGACACGGCTTCGTCGATCCGCTCGGCGCCCTGCGGCTCACCATGATCGGGTCGACGGAGGAACTCCCGCACAAGGCCGTGCTGTACAGCGAGTTGCGCGAGGCGCTGCGCCGGCACAACCGCGCCCGGCGCCGGGTCATCATCCTTGACTGCTGCTACAGCGGACGTGCCCTCGGCGACATGGACGCCCAGACGCGCACCCCGCTCCGGACCGTCGCGGACGTCGAGGGCATGGCCGGGAGCTATCTGCTGACCTCCGCCGCCTCCAATGTGCGGGCGCTGGCTCCCCGGGGTGAGGAGTGCACCGCGTTCACCGGGGAGTTCGTACGGGTGCTGCGGGAAGGGATACCGGGGCGGGACGGGCAGTCGGCTCGGCCCTTCCTCACCCTGGACGCCATCTATCGCGAAGTCCGCGGCTCCCTCCACCACCGCGGCAGACCCACCCCGCGCCAGCAGGACAACAACCAGGTCGGCCAGCTCCCCTTCGTCCGCAACCTCGCCCATCCGCTCCCGCCCGATCGGTTCCTGCCCCCCGCACCCCGGCCCCGCTGGCAGCGCCGTACCGCCTTCGCGCTGGCCGCACTCGCCCCGGTCGCCGCGCTCGCCGCCGACAGCGGCAGCCTCCCCTCCGACGTCTGCTCGCCGCGCGCCTCCCTGATCGGCTTCTCCGACCGGCTGGACAAGGTCACCTTCCAGGGCCGCCGACTCGCCGGTCTCTCCTCGCTCGCCCTCACCGCCGAGAGCCCAAGCAGCGCTACGGCCCTCTCGCTCGCCGACAACTCCTCACCCGTGCTCTTCCGGCTGGCCCTCGGCGCGCCCGGGAAGCCTCCCGAGCCCGAGATCACCGGGCTCACGGGGCTCGTGCGGCGCGGCGGACGGCCGTACGGCGGGCAGGGCTTCGACGGGGAGGCCATCGCCGTGGAGAAGGGCGGCCGGACGGTCCTCGTGGCATCCGAGTACCGGCCCTCCATCGGCCGCTACAGCCTGGCCACCGGCGAGTTGCTCGCCGAGCTGCCGGTCCCGGACGCCTTCCGGGCCGACATACCCGCCGGCGACGCCCAGCGCGGCGCGATCTTCGAGTCCCTCGCCCTCTCCCCCGACGGCAAGCGGCTCTACGTCGGCCTGGAGGACCCCCTCGGCCGCGACGGCACCTGGCGCGGCGGCAACCGCATCCGCATCCTGCGCTACAGCGGGGAGCCCGGCGGCGCGTACCGGGTGGACGGTCAGCTCGCCTACGAGACCGACTCCGGACTGCGCCTCGCCGAACTCGCCCCGATCGGCGACGGCCGCTTCCTGGCGCTGGAACGCGGCTACACCGAGGGCCAGGGCAACAGCATCCGCGTCTACGAGGTGTCGCTGACCGGTCTGAAGGACGTGAGCGGGGTGCGGTCACTGGAGAAAACCTCCGCCTCGGCATTCGTAGTCAAGCGGGAGCTGGTCGACCTCGGCGACTGCCCACCCTCCGGCGCCCCCGCCCGGCAGCCGCAGGTCAATCCCCTGCTGGACAACGCCGAGGGGATGGTCCTCGGCCGCCCGCTCACCGAAGGGCCGCACCGGGGACGGCGGGTGCTGTACCTGGTCACGGACGACAACGACAACCCCGAACAGATCACCCGCCTCTACACGCTGGCGGTCGACGTCTCCTGA
- a CDS encoding sialidase family protein — protein MSRPLLSRRAAVLVGVVICIAALVVFVRPWAEQADSADDESGRGCVSSVPYVAGVGGYGSYRIPAVVRTRGGDLLAFAEGRVGGKEDHGDIDVVVRRSGDGGCTWGQLRVVAEGDGNTRGNPAPVVDPRTGNVVLVTSCHRGGVTEAQILRGEAVGEAGRRVFVQVSEDEGRSFSVPREITSTVKKADWRWYATGPGHAVALTRGDHAGRLVVPANHSSAPASESPDSGQEPKYYGAHAIYSDDGGRSWHLGFVEDSYEGVRNANESTAAQLPDGRLYFNARNQKGSSPGNRLDAYSSDGGASLEGRGYVEQASLNDVPLVEGSVLQVGGEGGELLFSGPSVPDDRAAMALWSSADEGRTFRKALTLSTRKAGYSDLVQIDGEGVGVLYETGTRTAYETIEFRRVPLGSL, from the coding sequence ATGAGCCGTCCCTTGCTGAGCCGTCGTGCCGCTGTGCTCGTCGGTGTCGTGATATGCATCGCCGCGCTGGTCGTCTTCGTCCGGCCGTGGGCGGAGCAGGCCGACAGTGCGGATGACGAGTCGGGGCGAGGGTGTGTGTCCTCGGTGCCGTATGTCGCGGGGGTGGGGGGTTATGGGAGTTACCGGATACCTGCCGTTGTGCGGACTCGGGGCGGGGACCTGCTTGCCTTTGCTGAAGGGCGGGTTGGGGGCAAGGAGGATCACGGCGACATTGATGTCGTGGTGAGGCGGTCCGGGGACGGCGGGTGTACGTGGGGGCAGTTGCGCGTCGTCGCGGAGGGAGACGGGAACACTCGGGGGAATCCGGCGCCGGTCGTTGATCCCCGGACTGGGAACGTCGTGCTTGTCACCTCCTGTCACCGTGGTGGGGTCACTGAAGCGCAGATTCTGCGTGGTGAGGCCGTGGGGGAGGCGGGGCGGCGGGTCTTTGTACAGGTAAGTGAGGACGAGGGGCGGTCCTTCTCCGTGCCTCGGGAGATTACTTCGACCGTGAAGAAGGCGGACTGGCGCTGGTACGCCACAGGGCCGGGGCATGCCGTCGCGCTGACTCGGGGCGACCATGCGGGGCGGCTCGTCGTGCCGGCCAATCACTCCTCCGCGCCGGCATCGGAATCGCCGGACAGCGGGCAGGAGCCCAAGTACTACGGGGCGCATGCGATCTACAGCGATGACGGGGGGCGGTCCTGGCACCTTGGGTTCGTCGAGGACTCCTATGAGGGGGTCCGCAACGCCAATGAGTCGACCGCTGCCCAACTGCCCGACGGGCGGCTGTATTTCAACGCCCGGAATCAGAAGGGTTCCAGTCCGGGGAATCGCCTCGACGCCTATTCCAGTGATGGGGGCGCGAGTCTGGAAGGTCGGGGCTATGTGGAGCAGGCCTCGTTGAACGACGTTCCGCTGGTTGAGGGCAGTGTGTTGCAAGTGGGCGGGGAGGGTGGGGAGTTGTTGTTCTCCGGGCCTTCCGTGCCTGATGACCGTGCCGCCATGGCCTTGTGGAGCAGTGCGGATGAGGGGCGGACCTTCCGTAAGGCGCTGACCTTGTCCACTCGTAAGGCCGGGTACTCCGACCTCGTGCAGATCGATGGCGAGGGGGTGGGGGTCCTGTATGAGACCGGCACCCGGACAGCGTACGAGACGATCGAGTTCCGGCGCGTGCCCCTGGGGTCCCTGTGA
- a CDS encoding DUF4360 domain-containing protein encodes MARGLLLSGAALAALLATAMPAEADPFDDPPPDKIIIKVATVNGSGCPQGTTAVAVSEDNTAFTVTYSDYLAQVGGNSDPTAFRKNCQLNLVVHVPQGFTYAIASADYRGFAALQSGASAMQRASYYFQGSPQTAYRNHPFSGPLNDNWQATDSTDWAQLVWAPCGVQRNFNINTEIRVSAGSSSPDKVSFMTMDSTDGDISTVYHIAWKECPGA; translated from the coding sequence ATGGCGCGTGGACTTCTGCTGAGCGGCGCCGCGCTCGCCGCTCTGCTTGCCACCGCAATGCCCGCGGAGGCGGACCCGTTCGACGACCCGCCCCCGGACAAAATCATCATCAAGGTCGCCACGGTCAACGGCTCCGGCTGCCCCCAGGGCACGACCGCCGTCGCCGTGTCCGAGGACAACACCGCGTTCACCGTGACCTACAGCGACTACCTCGCCCAGGTCGGCGGCAACTCCGACCCGACCGCCTTCCGCAAGAACTGTCAGCTCAACCTGGTCGTACACGTCCCGCAGGGCTTCACGTACGCCATCGCCAGCGCGGACTATCGAGGCTTCGCCGCACTCCAGTCCGGCGCGAGCGCCATGCAGAGAGCCTCGTACTACTTCCAGGGCTCACCGCAGACGGCGTACCGCAACCACCCCTTCAGTGGCCCCCTCAACGACAACTGGCAGGCCACGGACAGCACGGACTGGGCCCAACTCGTCTGGGCTCCCTGCGGAGTTCAGCGCAACTTCAACATCAACACGGAGATTCGGGTCAGCGCCGGCTCCTCCTCGCCGGACAAGGTCAGCTTCATGACGATGGACTCGACCGACGGTGACATCAGCACCGTGTATCACATCGCGTGGAAGGAGTGCCCCGGCGCCTGA
- a CDS encoding DUF397 domain-containing protein translates to MSTSELKWFKSSYSSSGSGDCIEVAVTAATVHVRDSKDRRGAQLALSPTAWADFIAGQAPGHSFHAM, encoded by the coding sequence ATGAGCACCAGCGAACTGAAGTGGTTCAAGTCGAGCTACAGCAGCAGCGGCTCCGGCGACTGCATCGAGGTCGCCGTCACCGCCGCCACCGTTCACGTCCGCGACTCCAAGGACCGGCGGGGAGCGCAGCTCGCCCTCTCCCCCACCGCCTGGGCGGACTTCATCGCCGGTCAGGCGCCGGGGCACTCCTTCCACGCGATGTGA
- a CDS encoding helix-turn-helix domain-containing protein — MVDGAVGTGTGGEPESSDSLRTFGAVVQALREHAGLSREDFGDRVRLSKHMVASIEQGRRMPDPGFGERAEKVLGNTGALTRAERHLARQPGLASWFRRWARLEAAAITLYTYECRLIPGLLQTEAYARQLFDDELPPLSDEQIEAQWAARAERQRLLQERPNTEFSFILEEHLFLRHTGGVDATRELMDHVLETCGLRNVEIQIMPVMRESHAGLHGSMQLLESPENKQFAYIEGPECGQLISDPKVVGVLQRRYARMRAQALSPEDSVSLLQQLRGDV; from the coding sequence GTGGTCGATGGTGCGGTGGGGACGGGAACGGGTGGCGAGCCGGAGTCTTCGGACAGCCTGCGGACGTTCGGCGCGGTCGTGCAGGCGCTGCGGGAGCATGCCGGGTTGAGCCGGGAGGACTTCGGGGACCGGGTGCGGCTCTCGAAACACATGGTGGCGTCGATCGAGCAGGGGCGGCGGATGCCGGATCCCGGGTTCGGCGAGCGGGCGGAGAAGGTACTGGGAAACACGGGTGCGCTGACGAGGGCGGAACGACACCTGGCTCGACAGCCCGGATTGGCGTCCTGGTTTCGGCGGTGGGCACGGCTGGAGGCAGCGGCGATCACGCTCTATACGTACGAATGCCGGTTGATTCCAGGGCTGTTGCAGACGGAGGCGTACGCTCGGCAACTGTTCGACGATGAGTTGCCGCCGCTGTCCGACGAGCAGATCGAGGCCCAGTGGGCGGCGCGGGCCGAACGACAGCGACTGCTTCAGGAACGGCCCAACACCGAGTTCAGCTTCATCCTCGAAGAGCACCTGTTCCTGCGGCACACAGGTGGTGTTGACGCCACACGGGAGCTCATGGACCACGTTCTGGAGACCTGTGGCTTGCGGAACGTCGAAATCCAGATCATGCCGGTGATGCGGGAATCACACGCCGGGCTGCACGGCTCCATGCAGCTGCTGGAGTCTCCCGAGAACAAGCAGTTCGCGTACATCGAGGGTCCGGAATGTGGCCAGTTAATCTCCGACCCAAAGGTGGTGGGCGTTCTCCAGAGGCGCTATGCCAGGATGCGTGCGCAGGCTCTCTCACCCGAGGACTCCGTGAGCCTGTTGCAGCAGTTACGAGGAGACGTATGA
- a CDS encoding ATP-binding protein encodes MTVPRTPHPPVTVSVFAQRLTATPRGARLARHLAQSQLHLWGIPYGSDVSDAVAAVVAELAANAVIHARIPGRSFELRLSLVVGSVRVEVSDTCVERRPPGPADVTPPHPLAEYGRGLVLVQELADRWEVVDREPPGKTVRAEVDVPKWLSLWRG; translated from the coding sequence ATGACCGTACCGCGCACCCCCCACCCCCCGGTTACCGTAAGTGTGTTCGCCCAGCGGCTCACCGCCACTCCGCGTGGCGCCCGGCTGGCCCGTCACCTCGCCCAGAGTCAGCTGCACCTGTGGGGCATCCCGTACGGCAGCGACGTATCGGACGCCGTTGCCGCCGTGGTCGCCGAGCTGGCTGCCAATGCCGTGATCCACGCCCGGATTCCGGGGCGGAGCTTCGAGTTACGGCTGTCGCTGGTCGTCGGGAGTGTTCGCGTCGAGGTCAGCGACACCTGCGTCGAGCGGCGTCCGCCCGGCCCCGCCGACGTGACACCGCCGCACCCTCTCGCCGAGTACGGCAGGGGACTCGTCCTGGTCCAGGAGCTGGCCGACCGCTGGGAGGTGGTGGACCGGGAGCCTCCCGGCAAGACGGTCCGCGCGGAGGTCGACGTACCGAAGTGGCTGTCTCTGTGGCGCGGGTGA